Proteins encoded in a region of the Puniceibacterium sp. IMCC21224 genome:
- a CDS encoding DUF1045 domain-containing protein codes for MQFSRYAVYHTCPPGPLADFGAAWLGWDVARGKDTAAPEIAGLPDDPHNLTATPRKYGMHGTIKPPFRLAPGATPDDLARCFAQLCREMTPITLDGLALGPLGRFLALTPEGDTRALSALADAAVTRLDPLRAALSPLELASRRNARLSPVQNALLLRWGYPYVFEAFRFHITLTDRLSRTNLTTTHAALMPHLAPLLPRPYVIDALTLCGEDEQGRFHALHRIPFGE; via the coding sequence ATGCAGTTCAGCCGCTACGCTGTTTACCATACCTGCCCGCCAGGACCGCTGGCTGACTTTGGCGCGGCCTGGCTGGGTTGGGACGTCGCCCGTGGTAAAGATACTGCCGCGCCTGAGATCGCGGGTCTGCCTGACGATCCCCATAACCTGACTGCGACACCGCGCAAATATGGCATGCACGGAACGATAAAACCGCCTTTTCGCCTTGCTCCCGGGGCAACTCCCGACGACCTGGCGCGCTGTTTCGCACAGCTCTGTCGCGAGATGACGCCGATAACCCTCGACGGGCTGGCGCTTGGCCCGCTTGGTCGTTTTCTGGCCCTCACCCCAGAGGGCGACACCCGCGCCCTCTCGGCGCTGGCAGATGCTGCGGTCACCCGGCTCGACCCGTTGCGCGCCGCGCTGAGCCCACTGGAACTGGCGAGCCGCCGCAACGCCCGCCTTAGTCCTGTGCAAAACGCATTGCTGCTACGCTGGGGCTATCCCTACGTCTTCGAGGCGTTCCGGTTTCACATCACACTTACCGATCGGCTGTCGCGCACCAACCTTACCACCACGCACGCAGCGTTGATGCCGCATTTGGCCCCTTTGCTACCGCGCCCCTATGTCATCGACGCGCTGACACTATGCGGCGAAGATGAGCAAGGCCGGTTCCACGCGCTACATCGCATCCCTTTTGGCGAATGA